In the genome of Pusillimonas sp. T7-7, the window TGGCCCAGACCGCCACGGCGCTGGCCGAAGAGGCAGTCGGCTTCCGGCCACTGGATCGAGCCCTGGAAGCCGGGTTTTGGGCGCAACTGCCCGGTAACTGGCACTGGCGGCCACGCCCGGTGCCCATCACATCGCTCAACTTCCTGTGCTTTTCCAGCCTACATAACCAGCTGACTGGCAAACCGGTCGGCAACCCCTGGGGGCCAGCGGTCACGCTGCTCAAAACCCAGACAGGCAGCCCGTTCTTCTTCAACTTTCACGCCTCTACTGAGGACTTGGACGAAACCGGAAAGCGTCGTCCGGGCAACACCATGATCATTGGGATGACCGGCACGGGTAAGACCGTATTGCAGGGAATGCTACTTACCCAGGCGCAGAAGTTCGGTGCAACGTGTGTTGTCTGGGACAAGGATCAGGGCATGCAGGTGCTCATCATGGCGCTGGGGGGCCGCTACTTCAACATCCGCCTGGGTGAAGCAACAGGCTGGAATCCGTTCCAGATGGAGCCCACCAAAGGCAACGTCGCCTTTATGGTGCGCCTGGTCGTATTTCTGGCCGAGCGCCGGGGCGAGGCAGTCACCACACGGCAGCAGGCAGATATTACCCAGGCCGTGCAACAGCTGACCACGCTGATCGACCGGGAGGCCCGCACGCTATCGACCTTGAATACCTTGCTGCCCAACCCGTACAGCGACGATGAAACCACGAGCACCATCCATGCTCGCTTGGCACCGTGGTGCCAGGGCGGTGAATACGGCTGGGTGTTCGATAACCCTGCCGATGAACTGAGTCTAGCCACCGGCACGGGCAAACCCGCCATCTTCGGATTTGATCTGACCGAACTACTCGATGATGAGGCGGTACGGGGCGCAGCCACGATGTATCTGAAGCACCGCATTGATGCCCTGCACGATGGCCGGCGCATCATCAACCTGTACGACGAATGCCAGCACCCATTAAAGGACAGACATTTTCAGGAAGACATGCAAGATGCCAGCCGCACCATCCGCAAGAAAAACGGCGTGTTGGCCTTCGCCACCCAGGAGCCGGGCGCTATCACGGAAAACCCGGTCGGCCCCTCCCTGGTTCAGCAGACAGCCACCTTGATTCTGCTGCCCAACCCCAGAGCCAAGGCCCGCGACTACATCGAGGGCTTTGGCCTGTCACCCACTGAGTTCGAGTTATTGAAGTCTTTGGGCGAGGCCAGCCGAAAATTTCTCGTCAAGCAAGGTTCAAGTGTCACGGTCGCGCAACTGGACTTGTCCGGCTGCGAAAACGAATTGCTGGTGTTCTCTGGCAGCCCCGACATGGCGGAGATAGCTGAACATGCCGTGGCCCAGGCCGGGCATGATCCGGCCGCCTGGCTACCCGTGTACCTGGACACCGTCAAGCAAAGCAGTCAGTTAACCGCCCTCTCATAAGAAGGTAGCCTTATGAAACCAGACACTCATGATCGGGAAAAGCAGCTAGCAGCGCTTGAACACAACCAGCGCCAGACACAGGCCCGCTACGACCTACAGGCAACGAAAGATCAGGACTTCTATGCCCGCCTGGGGCTTTCCGGTCCGGACGCAGAGGCGGACACCCCAGAGGATGCTTTTGTCGTTTCCATCCACTGCGAACGCTGGACACTTTCAGATCTGGAAGCAGGTGGAGTCAGTACCCACGACATCGAACTCGACCGCGTCACCTTCAATGCCGATGACTTGGTGCGCCATAGCCGGGATTACGGAATTTCCGAACCATCGAGCACCGATCCCAGCATGACCCCGAACATCTGGTTCCGTTCCACGTATCCGAGCGAAGATCGTGCTTACTTTGAGCAAGGTGTAGAAAAATATTACAGCCTACACATCCACGAAGTGAACGGCCACCCACCTGGCTCCGCCGAGTATCAACGGGTGGCTGACTTGGTCGGCGTCCGCTTTGATCAAGCCGTACTAAGGCAGGAGCAGGAGCTCGAACAAGACGGGCCAGACCTATGCTCATGAATCCATTCAGCCTCCAACATATCCCTGCTCCGAATGACGACATGGGCGTACTTTGTCGGTACATCCTGAAACATAAACAAGCGCCCGACTGGCTTACAAAGGCTGGGCACGTTTGCAGCGTGACCGACGCCTGGGCAGCATTCAAACGCAGCCCGGCCCACCCCAACAACCGTTCACCATAGGAAACCCAATGAATCGACGACATTTCATCACTACTGTTAGCGCCGCTGCGCTGCTGACCATCATAGCCGGATGCAAGACTGAACCAGATGGAGAGAAGTTCGTGGGGTATTGGAAGTCGGACAAAGGAAATCATCCGGTGCTGGTCCGTATCGAGCGTAACGGGGAGAGCTTCCTCTTTCACGAGACAGCATGGAGTATCGTCGGGAAGGTCGGGTATCGAACCCGCACCGTACCAGCAGTCATTAAGGCGGCCGACAATGTACTGGTCGTAGCCGACACTGTTCATTTGGCCTACGACGAAAAGGAAGATGCGATCGTCTCGGATCGCATGAAGGCCCACCGCATCACCGAAGCACAATACCAAAGCGCTACCAACAAGACGTAGCCCTTTTCTAA includes:
- a CDS encoding VirB4 family type IV secretion/conjugal transfer ATPase — encoded protein: MNAATTLAVDERRVSRYLPYSHHVTDQIIACDNHEYLAVIKVTGRAPDAYAQDELKDWIEALHNVLRGLPMGSLGLYSHIVRRRVTEYPDSAFNQPFASRFDAAYRATFDASGLMINDLYLTVLIHPVQDPILGTFASLEKADAPRIAHWQAESIERLNGIIRALSAGLYRYDPQTLGIVDRKGFAFSEAAEFLGFLLSGTHRPVPISRERLRDTLPYVRPIFGRHGELGELRAVASSRVFGMMELRDYPEATKPGHLDRLLGLPHEFVLTQSWGSHTGAAAKKLVKKHHKLLVDSGDDSISQVTQLTEAMDDLTSARLGLGDHHATMLIYGDTAEGVRQALAQTATALAEEAVGFRPLDRALEAGFWAQLPGNWHWRPRPVPITSLNFLCFSSLHNQLTGKPVGNPWGPAVTLLKTQTGSPFFFNFHASTEDLDETGKRRPGNTMIIGMTGTGKTVLQGMLLTQAQKFGATCVVWDKDQGMQVLIMALGGRYFNIRLGEATGWNPFQMEPTKGNVAFMVRLVVFLAERRGEAVTTRQQADITQAVQQLTTLIDREARTLSTLNTLLPNPYSDDETTSTIHARLAPWCQGGEYGWVFDNPADELSLATGTGKPAIFGFDLTELLDDEAVRGAATMYLKHRIDALHDGRRIINLYDECQHPLKDRHFQEDMQDASRTIRKKNGVLAFATQEPGAITENPVGPSLVQQTATLILLPNPRAKARDYIEGFGLSPTEFELLKSLGEASRKFLVKQGSSVTVAQLDLSGCENELLVFSGSPDMAEIAEHAVAQAGHDPAAWLPVYLDTVKQSSQLTALS